In one window of Palaemon carinicauda isolate YSFRI2023 chromosome 2, ASM3689809v2, whole genome shotgun sequence DNA:
- the LOC137618529 gene encoding CCHC-type zinc finger nucleic acid binding protein-like yields the protein MGGGAVGGVSSASGKGLIVEEKAKVRDNGGGSDSEIEDKGIRHSKNEQKCDRKNEKKGHKKNECRWVLGACFECGEIGHRISECKNEKLVKRYRCGMIGDIASGCRSDRTNVIFGNYGKDGHYARMCKEHRTKCTECGVDGHITKVCAVGGVSSASGKGLIVEEKAKVRDNGGGSDSEIEDKGIRHSKNEQKCDRKNEKKGHKKNECRWVLGACFECGEIGHRISECKNEKLVKRYRCGMIGDIASGCRSDRTNVIFGNYGKDGHYARMCKEHRTKCTECGVDGHITKVCKKKELGQPGCSGN from the exons ATggggggag gtgcagtcggaggagtgtcctcagcttcgggtaaagggttgatagtggaagagaaggctaaggtaagggaTAATGGGGGAGGTAGTGATAGTgaaattgaagataagggaattaggcatagtaagaatgaacagaaatgtgataggaagaatgaaaagaaag ggcataaaaagaatgagtgtagatgggtaTTAGGGGCATGTTTCGAGTGTGGTGAAATAGGGCATCGTATCAGTGAGTGTAAGAATGAGAAATTGGTTAAgcgttatcggtgtggtatgattggggatatagcgagtggatgtaggagtgaCCGTACGAATGTGATTTTCGGAAAttatggtaaggatggtcattatgcgaggatgtgcaaGGAACATCGTActaaatgtactgaatgtggtgtagatgggcatataacTAAAGTTT gtgcagtcggaggagtgtcctcagcttcgggtaaagggttgatagtggaagagaaggctaaggtaagggaTAATGGGGGAGGTAGTGATAGTgaaattgaagataagggaattaggcatagtaagaatgaacagaaatgtgataggaagaatgaaaagaaag gtcataaaaagaatgagtgtagatgggtaTTAGGGGCATGTTTCGAGTGTGGTGAAATAGGGCATCGTATCAGTGAGTGTAAGAATGAGAAATTGGTTAAgcgttatcggtgtggtatgattggggatatagcgagtggatgtaggagtgaCCGTACGAATGTGATTTTCGGAAAttatggtaaggatggtcattatgcgaggatgtgcaaGGAACATCGTActaaatgtactgaatgtggtgtagatgggcatataacTAAAGTTTGTAAGAAGAAGgaattaggccagccaggatgttcgggaaactag